A window of the Acidimicrobiales bacterium genome harbors these coding sequences:
- a CDS encoding WecB/TagA/CpsF family glycosyltransferase produces MTDQDAVTEQHPASERRGESHAGASAGVIERLNVFGIGVSKTTYAEAADAIVAAGKRHQSFGMTALAVHGLIEAVTNDEFGALINERFDLVTPDGMPVKWAMNLLHRAGLESRVAGPEVIWHVFERAEREGVSIFLYGSTGETCRLFAEAITNRHPNLLIAGIQPDRFRDATPEEDLADIEVIHDSGAGIVLVGRGCPRQERWVADHRGKVDAAMMAVGAAFDFGAGLKSRPPTLIQRLGLEWAWRLAAEPKRLWRRYLSTNSRFLALLTTAMVRRASGSTVPVIPTPAPLEGLTARNGAGSSLPTRAVPNPPVSSDNTTTVTAP; encoded by the coding sequence GTGACCGATCAAGACGCTGTGACCGAACAGCACCCCGCATCCGAGCGGCGGGGCGAGTCGCACGCCGGGGCGTCCGCCGGTGTCATCGAGCGTCTCAACGTCTTCGGCATCGGTGTGTCGAAGACCACCTACGCCGAAGCAGCCGATGCCATCGTGGCCGCCGGCAAACGTCATCAGTCCTTCGGCATGACGGCGCTCGCCGTGCACGGGCTCATCGAAGCGGTCACCAACGACGAGTTCGGTGCACTCATCAACGAGCGCTTCGATCTCGTCACTCCTGACGGTATGCCGGTCAAGTGGGCCATGAACCTGCTCCACCGTGCCGGGTTGGAGAGCCGAGTGGCTGGACCCGAGGTGATCTGGCACGTCTTCGAGCGGGCCGAGCGTGAGGGCGTGTCGATCTTCCTCTACGGCTCCACCGGTGAGACCTGCCGTCTCTTCGCCGAGGCCATCACCAACCGGCATCCCAATCTCTTGATCGCTGGTATCCAACCCGATCGTTTCCGCGACGCCACGCCCGAGGAAGATCTCGCCGACATCGAGGTCATTCACGACTCGGGCGCCGGCATCGTCCTCGTCGGACGAGGTTGCCCCCGCCAAGAGCGTTGGGTTGCCGATCACCGCGGCAAGGTCGACGCCGCCATGATGGCGGTCGGTGCGGCCTTCGATTTCGGGGCCGGTCTCAAATCCCGCCCACCCACCTTGATTCAGCGCCTCGGTCTCGAATGGGCGTGGCGTCTCGCCGCCGAGCCCAAGCGGCTCTGGCGCCGGTATCTGAGTACCAACTCTCGCTTCCTCGCTCTGCTCACGACGGCGATGGTTCGCCGAGCATCCGGATCGACCGTCCCGGTCATTCCGACGCCCGCCCCCCTCGAGGGACTGACGGCCCGCAACGGCGCAGGCTCGAGTTTGCCGACTCGTGCCGTGCCGAATCCGCCGGTCTCCTCGGACAACACCACAACGGTTACTGCCCCATGA
- a CDS encoding DUF4214 domain-containing protein, with protein sequence MNPSLRRVLGTVAAGVALTGSLAVSPLAAGAESAPAAVSAPAATASATAARTQAENERIVRAMYLGFLQREPSTTELAAGLTKATAGNFASLVSDVSRGDEWLGVFVDDLYNQALERDPDAAGRTYWIGELKTGKASTLIAASVIGSAEFRNLAGNTDDGFIERNYVRILGRASEPTGKSFWLGILGSTSDARIGSEFFESQENRNRRVTNQYDQLLCRTPDAAGLAYWADEITGGRDVALSEFLATSDEFINNAVAGTCLATPKDPDPEPDTPPDPAAVCTGVTTMPNDDCQALVKIYNENGGKDWVVTDDDRDYPGTWAKASTDPCTWAGVTCSAGKLTALTLNSAGATGAIHSSLADLTDLVDLNLSLNEITSIPTGFAGMTGLRFVNVSYTNLSGPADLTSASALNVITATQAGLSTLDVSGLADLQELYINNNPSNNTDGTKNTFTSLPLPTATDTLTTLQAQYNQITSIDGVQGQTALTQLWVFNNAIPTVPAGIEALTTLDADPTPAVATDNSTNAFRFGPQCVGSAVTAADGTGAAFMDGRDGGPTGNEAWRSATSGSPACPA encoded by the coding sequence ATGAACCCATCGCTACGTCGTGTCCTCGGCACGGTGGCAGCCGGTGTGGCCCTCACGGGCTCGCTCGCGGTCTCGCCACTTGCTGCCGGTGCAGAGTCGGCGCCGGCCGCGGTCTCCGCACCTGCGGCAACCGCCTCGGCCACCGCTGCCCGCACTCAGGCCGAGAACGAGCGCATCGTTCGCGCCATGTACCTCGGCTTCCTCCAGCGCGAGCCCTCCACCACCGAACTCGCCGCCGGGCTCACCAAGGCCACGGCCGGCAACTTCGCCTCACTCGTCAGCGATGTGTCGCGGGGCGACGAATGGCTCGGCGTCTTCGTCGACGACCTCTACAACCAGGCGCTCGAGCGCGATCCCGATGCGGCTGGCCGCACCTACTGGATCGGCGAGCTCAAGACCGGCAAGGCCAGCACCCTGATCGCCGCATCGGTCATCGGCTCCGCCGAGTTCCGCAACCTTGCTGGCAACACCGACGACGGCTTCATCGAGCGCAACTACGTCCGCATCCTCGGCCGTGCCTCAGAGCCCACCGGAAAGTCATTCTGGCTCGGCATCCTCGGGAGCACCAGCGATGCTCGCATCGGTTCGGAGTTCTTCGAGAGCCAGGAGAACCGCAACCGCCGCGTCACCAACCAGTACGACCAGCTGCTGTGCCGGACCCCGGATGCCGCCGGCCTCGCCTACTGGGCCGACGAGATCACCGGTGGGCGCGACGTCGCGCTGTCGGAGTTCCTCGCCACGTCCGACGAGTTCATCAACAATGCGGTCGCCGGCACCTGCCTGGCAACGCCGAAGGATCCCGATCCTGAGCCCGACACCCCGCCGGATCCGGCCGCGGTCTGCACCGGTGTCACCACGATGCCGAACGATGACTGCCAGGCGTTGGTCAAGATCTACAACGAAAACGGTGGCAAGGACTGGGTCGTCACCGACGACGATCGGGACTACCCGGGCACCTGGGCCAAGGCTTCGACCGATCCCTGCACCTGGGCCGGTGTCACCTGCTCCGCCGGGAAGCTCACGGCCCTGACCCTGAACTCGGCTGGCGCCACCGGCGCCATCCACTCGTCGCTCGCCGACCTGACCGACCTGGTCGACCTGAACCTCAGCCTCAACGAGATCACCTCGATCCCGACCGGCTTCGCCGGCATGACCGGGCTGCGGTTCGTCAACGTCTCCTACACCAACCTGAGCGGCCCGGCCGACCTCACCTCGGCGTCGGCACTCAACGTGATCACCGCCACCCAGGCCGGTCTCAGCACGCTCGACGTGTCAGGTCTCGCCGACCTGCAGGAGCTGTACATCAACAACAATCCGTCGAACAACACCGACGGAACGAAGAACACCTTCACGTCGTTGCCGTTGCCAACGGCCACCGACACGCTGACCACGCTGCAGGCCCAGTACAACCAGATCACCTCGATCGACGGTGTGCAGGGGCAGACGGCGCTCACGCAGCTGTGGGTGTTCAATAACGCCATTCCGACCGTGCCTGCCGGCATCGAGGCGCTCACCACGCTCGACGCCGATCCGACCCCTGCGGTCGCCACTGACAACTCCACCAATGCGTTCCGCTTCGGCCCCCAGTGTGTGGGCTCGGCGGTCACCGCTGCCGACGGCACCGGCGCCGCCTTCATGGACGGCCGCGACGGTGGTCCGACCGGCAACGAGGCCTGGCGTTCCGCCACTTCGGGTTCTCCGGCCTGCCCGGCCTGA
- a CDS encoding DUF4214 domain-containing protein, translating to MANNKRVGGLVAAAFMISTAVVAATPSAATSAAQQTGSATAKPIIYLSFDDGPSLDGETTHLMNVLDAYDVDATFFIVGDKLASATNQTALRRMYADGHAVGNHSWNHLPLDTLSDAELINTQLRQTHERVKAVSGYDMRCFRAPWGKSRITKNQVTIIEDFGYQVENAWQIDASEYVFTEALPGGPAVADQIAAKLATATHGNRILLHDGVLDRSAMVAGVEQFLAAHRNDYEFRTIPGCENDTTTPPPAGPSYDGPIANAATVGEILAASDYTAGDADYLRLYHALLAREPDVAGAKYWLAQSRVGSTLDDVAWGFSQSSEFVKKYGNLDDAAFVTTVYGNVLGRTPDTAGRNYWLGEVTSGRLSRHGVVRWIAESNEFKAAHPYAPT from the coding sequence ATGGCGAACAACAAGCGGGTGGGCGGTCTCGTTGCTGCCGCGTTCATGATCAGCACGGCGGTGGTGGCAGCGACTCCATCAGCGGCAACGTCAGCGGCCCAACAGACAGGCAGCGCAACGGCCAAGCCGATCATCTATCTGTCGTTCGACGACGGCCCGTCGCTCGACGGCGAGACGACGCACCTCATGAACGTGCTCGACGCCTATGACGTCGACGCCACCTTCTTCATCGTGGGCGACAAGCTGGCGAGCGCGACCAATCAGACGGCGCTGCGCCGCATGTACGCCGACGGTCACGCGGTCGGCAACCACTCGTGGAACCATCTTCCACTCGACACGCTCAGCGACGCCGAGTTGATCAACACACAGCTGCGTCAGACGCACGAGCGGGTCAAGGCCGTCAGCGGCTACGACATGCGCTGCTTCCGTGCCCCGTGGGGCAAGTCACGGATCACCAAGAACCAGGTGACCATCATCGAGGACTTCGGCTACCAGGTCGAGAACGCCTGGCAGATCGACGCCAGCGAATACGTCTTCACCGAGGCGCTGCCGGGCGGACCCGCCGTGGCCGATCAGATTGCCGCCAAGCTGGCAACTGCGACCCACGGCAACCGGATCCTCCTCCACGACGGAGTGCTCGATCGATCGGCCATGGTCGCCGGCGTGGAGCAGTTCCTCGCCGCCCATCGCAACGACTACGAGTTCCGCACGATCCCGGGGTGTGAGAACGACACCACCACACCGCCGCCGGCCGGCCCGAGCTACGACGGCCCCATTGCGAATGCGGCCACGGTCGGGGAGATCCTGGCGGCGAGCGACTACACCGCCGGCGACGCCGACTACCTGCGGCTCTACCACGCCCTCCTCGCTCGCGAACCCGACGTCGCCGGCGCCAAGTACTGGCTGGCCCAATCACGAGTCGGCTCCACCCTCGACGACGTCGCCTGGGGCTTCTCCCAATCCAGCGAATTCGTCAAGAAATACGGCAACCTCGACGACGCAGCGTTCGTGACCACCGTGTACGGCAACGTCCTCGGTCGCACCCCCGACACCGCCGGCCGCAACTACTGGCTCGGCGAAGTCACCTCCGGACGACTCAGCCGACACGGCGTCGTCCGGTGGATCGCCGAAAGCAACGAATTCAAAGCAGCCCACCCCTACGCCCCCACCTGA
- a CDS encoding polysaccharide biosynthesis tyrosine autokinase, protein MMYEPGSIAQDAPGLEDYIGAVKRRFITVLVCAAVGLVLANIYTQVRTDNYEAAARVELNPSPVGSVNNQLVNPVLEKEREILRSLPIAREVVDIVGADRVEGGDPQSLLRPMKVDFRPDSDVLNLSFTSTDPELARDAVNGFADVYVAQRNGEADAYYDERITATNDLITPLQALIDQEEQDILAAQAAAARADAGSAERQSQFDLASQITQTRAQDLVRLRALQTDLAEFQRSKATLNDPSSVLEYAETPRAPLGLGASTLMAVGLILGSIMGVVLAFTLDRLDKTARDRDSIEATLGVDVLASVPNLGFARSLGGALLVMRSEKRSSVILVAQESYRRLRSSLLFLAGAQGLRSVLLTSATPGEGKSVTSANTAIALAESGKRVVLVSADLRRPSLDKLFGLDESEGLGDWLADPEMKRIPMRPVGENLRIVPAGHLPRNPGELMSSARFDSLIKTLASMADIVLVDSPPVLNAADAVGASVYVDGVIVVVDSLRTDTASLNRLRSDIERAGGKLLGAVLNKERRAAITSYGQRYTYETRK, encoded by the coding sequence ATGATGTACGAACCTGGATCGATCGCGCAGGATGCGCCCGGACTCGAAGATTACATCGGCGCGGTCAAGCGCCGATTCATCACGGTGCTCGTGTGCGCCGCGGTCGGCCTGGTGCTGGCCAACATCTACACCCAGGTCCGTACCGACAACTACGAAGCGGCCGCTCGGGTCGAGCTGAACCCGTCACCCGTCGGTTCGGTGAACAATCAGCTCGTGAACCCGGTGCTCGAGAAGGAACGGGAGATCCTGCGCTCGCTCCCGATCGCTCGCGAAGTGGTCGACATCGTCGGCGCCGACCGGGTCGAAGGTGGCGACCCGCAGTCGCTGCTACGGCCGATGAAGGTGGACTTCCGTCCCGACTCCGACGTGCTCAACCTGTCGTTCACCTCGACCGACCCTGAGTTGGCCCGCGACGCGGTCAACGGTTTCGCCGACGTCTACGTTGCCCAGCGCAACGGCGAGGCTGACGCGTATTACGACGAGCGCATCACCGCCACCAACGACTTGATCACGCCGTTGCAGGCCCTGATCGATCAGGAAGAGCAGGACATCCTGGCCGCACAGGCGGCGGCCGCCCGGGCCGACGCCGGCTCGGCCGAGCGCCAGTCGCAGTTCGACCTCGCGTCGCAGATCACCCAGACCCGGGCACAGGATCTCGTCCGCCTGCGGGCGCTGCAGACCGATCTGGCCGAGTTTCAGCGGTCGAAGGCCACCCTCAACGACCCCAGTTCGGTGCTCGAATACGCCGAGACCCCTCGGGCCCCGCTCGGCCTCGGCGCCAGCACCCTGATGGCCGTCGGCCTGATCCTCGGCTCGATCATGGGCGTGGTCCTCGCCTTCACCCTCGATCGCCTCGACAAGACCGCTCGTGATCGTGACAGCATCGAGGCCACCCTGGGCGTCGACGTGCTCGCGTCGGTGCCGAACCTCGGGTTCGCCCGTTCGCTCGGTGGAGCGCTGCTGGTCATGCGTTCCGAGAAGCGCTCCAGCGTCATCCTGGTCGCCCAGGAGTCGTATCGCCGCCTCCGTTCGTCGTTGTTGTTCCTCGCTGGAGCGCAGGGCCTGCGCTCGGTGCTGCTCACCAGCGCAACACCGGGCGAAGGCAAGTCGGTCACCTCGGCCAACACCGCCATCGCCCTGGCGGAGTCCGGCAAGCGAGTCGTGCTGGTCTCGGCCGACCTTCGTCGCCCAAGCCTCGACAAGTTGTTCGGGCTCGACGAGTCCGAGGGCCTCGGCGATTGGCTGGCCGATCCAGAGATGAAGCGCATCCCGATGCGCCCGGTCGGAGAGAACTTGCGCATCGTGCCTGCCGGTCATCTGCCTCGCAACCCTGGTGAGCTGATGTCGTCGGCCCGGTTCGACTCGCTGATCAAGACCCTCGCCAGCATGGCCGACATCGTGCTCGTTGACTCGCCGCCGGTGCTCAATGCCGCCGACGCCGTCGGCGCCTCCGTCTACGTCGACGGCGTCATCGTGGTGGTCGACAGCCTCCGCACCGACACCGCATC
- a CDS encoding DUF4214 domain-containing protein: MAKSVRVGRVLAGIVAFSVGTLMATSNGGAVLAPTANGAAAEASAKPAIYLSFDDGPSLDGGTSQLLDVLARHNAKVTFFINGVNVTTPATKESLRRVLAEGHALGSHSYQHLELDKLSDDEIVNVQLKRNHDLVKSVTGHDMACFRSPWGSTYTHERELALIRGFGYQVENYWGRNDASDYTFENLVPSLPAGATTAERAAWEAERKRIIARATADKLATATGGETFLLHDGVANKSATVAGIELFLAEHGDDYTFLPIPGCGGDSTPPITTPPTTTAPTTTPPPAGPVYNGPVAGAATVEEILAASDYTANDANYLRLYHALLAREPDVAGAKYWLAQSRVGSTLDDVAWGFSQSTEFVAKYGNLDDAAFVTTVYGNVLGRTPDAAGRNYWLGEVTSGRLSRHSVVRWIAESNEFKAAHPYAPT, translated from the coding sequence ATGGCGAAAAGTGTGCGGGTGGGTCGCGTCTTGGCGGGCATCGTCGCGTTCTCGGTGGGAACGTTGATGGCGACATCGAACGGTGGGGCGGTGCTGGCACCGACGGCGAACGGAGCGGCGGCCGAGGCATCAGCGAAGCCGGCGATCTATCTGTCGTTCGACGACGGTCCGTCGCTCGACGGGGGTACCTCGCAGCTGCTCGACGTTCTCGCTCGGCACAACGCAAAGGTCACGTTCTTCATCAACGGAGTGAACGTGACGACGCCGGCAACCAAGGAATCGTTGCGGCGGGTGCTGGCCGAAGGTCATGCCCTCGGTAGCCACTCGTACCAACACCTCGAGCTCGACAAGCTGAGCGACGACGAGATCGTCAACGTCCAACTCAAGCGAAACCACGATCTGGTGAAGTCGGTGACCGGCCACGACATGGCGTGCTTCCGCTCACCATGGGGCAGCACCTATACCCACGAGCGAGAACTGGCCCTGATCCGTGGGTTCGGCTACCAGGTCGAGAACTACTGGGGACGGAACGACGCCAGCGACTACACCTTCGAAAACCTCGTGCCGTCGCTCCCGGCCGGAGCGACAACGGCCGAACGAGCAGCATGGGAAGCCGAACGGAAGCGGATCATCGCCCGAGCCACCGCCGACAAGCTGGCGACGGCCACGGGCGGCGAGACCTTCCTGCTCCACGACGGGGTGGCGAACAAGTCGGCCACGGTCGCCGGCATCGAGCTGTTCCTCGCCGAGCACGGCGACGACTACACCTTCCTTCCCATCCCCGGTTGCGGCGGCGACTCGACGCCACCGATCACCACCCCACCGACCACGACGGCCCCGACCACCACGCCGCCCCCGGCTGGCCCGGTCTACAACGGCCCGGTCGCCGGTGCTGCAACGGTCGAGGAAATCCTGGCGGCGAGCGACTACACGGCCAATGACGCCAACTACCTGCGGCTCTACCACGCCCTCCTCGCTCGCGAACCCGACGTCGCCGGCGCCAAGTACTGGCTGGCCCAGTCACGCGTCGGCTCCACCCTCGACGACGTCGCCTGGGGATTCTCCCAATCCACCGAGTTCGTCGCCAAGTACGGCAACCTCGACGACGCAGCGTTCGTGACCACCGTCTATGGCAACGTCCTCGGTCGCACTCCCGACGCCGCCGGCCGCAACTACTGGCTCGGCGAAGTCACCTCCGGGCGACTCAGCCGACACAGCGTCGTCCGGTGGATCGCCGAAAGCAACGAATTCAAAGCAGCCCACCCCTACGCCCCAACCTGA
- a CDS encoding NAD-dependent epimerase/dehydratase family protein, with protein MSVIIVTGAGGLIGAQTVRHFAKSADIIVGVDNDMRAYFFGEESSTAWATDTHQADLDNYVHRALDIRDRAGVNDLIAEYGTDISLIVHTAAQPSHDWAAREPFTDFDVNAVGTLNLLEATRLHAPQATFIFTSTNKVYGDTPNRLPLIELEGRYELDPSHEWAEHGIPEEMSLDNSTHSIFGASKVAADVMVQEYGKYFDMKTGVFRGGCLTGPGHSGAELHGFLAYLMRCTVIGRPYTVFGYKGKQVRDNIHSEDLIAAFDAFAKNPRVGEAYNIGGARTANCSMLEAIDMCEAVAGRKLEWTYAEDNRIGDHMWWISDISKFESHYPDFKLTYDIKGIIADIYERASDRWLAEATV; from the coding sequence ATGTCAGTGATCATCGTGACCGGAGCAGGCGGCTTGATCGGTGCCCAGACGGTCCGTCACTTCGCCAAGTCCGCCGACATCATCGTCGGTGTCGACAACGACATGCGGGCCTACTTCTTCGGCGAGGAATCCTCCACGGCGTGGGCGACCGATACCCACCAGGCCGATCTCGACAACTACGTGCACCGCGCCCTCGACATTCGTGACCGGGCCGGCGTCAACGATCTCATCGCCGAGTACGGCACCGACATCTCACTCATCGTGCACACCGCCGCTCAGCCGTCACACGACTGGGCCGCCCGTGAGCCGTTCACCGACTTCGACGTCAACGCCGTCGGCACGCTGAACCTGCTCGAGGCCACCAGGCTCCACGCACCGCAGGCCACCTTCATCTTCACCTCGACCAACAAGGTGTATGGCGACACCCCGAACCGTCTCCCCCTGATCGAGCTCGAGGGCCGCTACGAACTCGACCCGTCACATGAGTGGGCCGAGCACGGCATCCCCGAGGAGATGTCGCTCGACAACTCGACCCACAGCATCTTCGGCGCCTCCAAGGTGGCCGCCGATGTGATGGTGCAGGAATACGGCAAGTACTTCGACATGAAGACCGGCGTCTTCCGGGGCGGCTGCCTGACCGGACCGGGCCACTCCGGCGCCGAGCTGCACGGCTTCCTCGCCTACCTGATGCGCTGCACCGTGATCGGTCGGCCCTACACAGTGTTCGGCTACAAGGGCAAGCAGGTCCGTGACAACATCCACTCCGAGGATCTGATCGCGGCGTTCGACGCGTTCGCCAAGAACCCCCGTGTCGGCGAGGCCTACAACATCGGGGGCGCCCGCACGGCGAACTGCTCGATGCTCGAAGCCATCGACATGTGCGAAGCGGTGGCGGGTCGCAAGCTCGAGTGGACCTATGCCGAGGACAACCGGATCGGTGACCACATGTGGTGGATCTCCGACATTTCCAAGTTCGAGTCCCACTATCCGGACTTCAAGCTCACCTACGATATCAAGGGCATCATTGCCGACATCTACGAGCGTGCCTCCGACCGGTGGCTCGCTGAGGCCACGGTGTGA